The Ananas comosus cultivar F153 linkage group 2, ASM154086v1, whole genome shotgun sequence genome contains a region encoding:
- the LOC109706526 gene encoding protein FAM32A-like: protein MSSYENVVPGKLKLKGKALDVKAGGIKKKKKHKHHQDGESQSGNNELQAGGSSESLAETNEDLPKTEKLGGEENPPTHDEHLTPAERRYIEQRERINMHRLAKTANKSHRDRIEGFNQYLANLSEHYDIPKVGPG, encoded by the exons ATGTCTTCGTATGAAAATGTTGTTCCTGGGAAGCTTAAGCTGAAGGGAAAAGCATTAGATGTTAAGGCGGGTgggataaagaagaaaaagaaacacaaGCATCATCAGGATGGAGAGTCTCAAAGTGGAAATAATGAACTTCAAGCAG GTGGAAGTTCGGAGTCATTAGCTGAAACCAATGAAGACTTGCCAAAGACCGAAAAGCTTGGGGGCGAAGAAAATCCACCGACACATGATGAACACCTCACGCCAGCTGAGAGACGATATATTGAACAGAGGGAGAGAATCAACATGCATAGGCTGGCAAAGACCGCTAATAAATCACATCGTGACCGGATTGAGGGGTTCAATCAGTATCTTGCGAACCTCAGCGAGCATTATGACATTCCGAAAGTCGGTCCTGGTTAG
- the LOC109706572 gene encoding uncharacterized protein LOC109706572, which translates to MADSISSDLLLPLEEGEEDEEARLESVDPLPFRRTGDGDPFVPVFSADPYESESDSDYSDRHAPLSLDLFNRRCPFPHIAMDPFPEPHDEVGSNSLGLNLSLGLGGDESGGEWDEDGDRIVVAAEAAVSDWGGDDFFLGRRGNSFASESIEFSRSRPVDSEGLRIAAFDSDSDSDSDGQIVAIGADSDSESIEDRDAMPEDLGIPLCWDCLQIEDQRRDPNEDFEWEEVDGRVDERDVLSITIVGNGSGSDEVGELDQEDADLEEDAVRNLEWEVLLAVNSMGRNPRDPDDVEAYFVDDHEGFVYASDYEAYEVLFGQFVGHDSPAKGSPPAAKSAVESLPSVVLTEEDLAKDGIQCAVCKDGILVDERVKQLPCSHHFHEECILPWLGMRNTCPLCRYELPTDDPEYEKWKARSASGNAPQDEFSVLV; encoded by the coding sequence ATGGCGGATTCGATCTCCTCagatctcctcctccccctcgaagaaggcgaagaagacgaagaagcgCGCCTCGAATCCGTAGATCCGCTCCCCTTCCGTCGCACCGGCGACGGCGATCCGTTCGTCCCCGTATTCTCCGCTGATCCCTACGAATCGGAATCCGATTCCGATTACTCCGATCGCCACGCCCCTCTGTCCCTCGATCTGTTCAATCGCCGTTGCCCTTTTCCTCACATCGCGATGGATCCCTTCCCCGAACCCCACGACGAGGTAGGATCGAATTCCTTGGGTTTGAATCTATCTCTAGGTTTAGGGGGTGATGAGAGCGGTGGAGAATGGGATGAGGATGGAGATCGGATTGTGGTGGCGGCGGAAGCGGCCGTTTCGGATTGGGGAGGCGATGATTTCTTTTTGGGGAGGAGGGGGAATAGCTTCGCATCTGAATCCATCGAGTTTTCGAGATCCCGCCCTGTGGATTCCGAGGGTTTGAGAATCGCTGCGTTCGACTCCGactccgattccgattccgacggGCAGATAGTCGccatcggggcggattcggatTCCGAGAGCATCGAAGACCGTGATGCTATGCCGGAGGATCTCGGCATCCCTCTGTGTTGGGATTGCCTCCAAATCGAGGATCAGAGGAGAGATCCCAACGAGGATTTCGAGTGGGAGGAGGTGGATGGCCGGGTCGATGAGAGGGATGTTCTTAGCATCACAATCGTCGGCAATGGCAGCGGATCCGACGAGGTTGGGGAATTGGATCAAGAGGACGCGGATCTCGAGGAGGATGCGGTGCGAAATCTTGAGTGGGAGGTTCTCTTGGCGGTGAACAGCATGGGAAGAAATCCAAGGGATCCTGATGATGTAGAAGCCTACTTTGTGGATGACCACGAGGGTTTCGTTTACGCCTCGGATTACGAGGCTTATGAGGTCTTATTCGGCCAGTTTGTGGGCCACGACAGCCCTGCCAAAGGAAGCCCTCCGGCTGCCAAGTCGGCAGTTGAGAGCCTCCCGTCGGTCGTGCTGACGGAAGAGGATCTTGCTAAGGATGGCATCCAATGTGCGGTTTGTAAAGACGGGATATTGGTCGATGAGAGGGTTAAACAGCTTCCATGCTCGCATCATTTTCACGAGGAGTGCATATTACCTTGGCTCGGAATGAGGAACACATGCCCTCTTTGTCGCTATGAATTGCCTACCGATGATCCTGAATATGAGAAGTGGAAGGCGAGAAGTGCCAGTGGTAATGCACCTCAGGATGAATTTTCTGTGCTAGTATGA